A single region of the Triticum dicoccoides isolate Atlit2015 ecotype Zavitan chromosome 2B, WEW_v2.0, whole genome shotgun sequence genome encodes:
- the LOC119368310 gene encoding late embryogenesis abundant protein 18-like, with protein sequence MQTAKVRAKDLVSSAKEKAKEGSAEVQGKAGKAAATTHGEKEMAKEEESARKAEADAQKHQEKAEHCADAAAGRHGTAGTRGHHGPVGTPVAPDPAYPASGWHPAAEKYI encoded by the coding sequence ATGCAGACGGCGAAGGTGAGGGCCAAGGACTTGGTGAGCTCGGCCAAGGAGAAGGCGAAGGAGGGATCGGCCGAGGTGCAGGGCAAGGCGGGCAAAGCCGCGGCGACCACGCACGGCGAGAAGGagatggccaaggaggaggagagCGCGCGCAAGGCCGAGGCCGACGCGCAGAAGCACCAGGAGAAGGCCGAGCACTGCGCCGACGCGGCCGCGGGACGCCACGGCACGGCAGGGACGCGCGGCCACCATGGCCCCGTCGGCACCCCCGTGGCCCCCGACCCCGCGTACCCGGCCAGCGGCTGGCACCCAGCGGCGGAGAAGTACATCTAG